The following are encoded together in the Lathyrus oleraceus cultivar Zhongwan6 chromosome 3, CAAS_Psat_ZW6_1.0, whole genome shotgun sequence genome:
- the LOC127125949 gene encoding uncharacterized protein LOC127125949 isoform X1 — MDAKEEAEPNEDRPTSPMWVLQQISEGAFRVAGEALQNMYSAGGSNSPQVGPSVAHRRSQSEVVTKDFQRSNSFQKLKAHVHKAWWGGKSKEETLLSFNPEVMANQKRQWYQLHPKSMDCINYKEPTSLFEHFVVVGLHPDANLEVVEHSFARRKKWERETENNEHLDYRIPQQQRPPEPTLEPQILFVYPSAKRLTVRLKDLASFCFPGGVKAGLLERTPSLSELNELVYGQEHLGRDDLSFVFNLKAADSTTLYGVCLHVPEIVQRPPGILGTSSPLSFPSGLCSRFLVSAPRCYCLLTKVPFFELHFEMLNSLIAQERLNRITQFVNEVTLSGSIPSTPKLDDHLSSSTNSPERESFSDWMACAIPLDGAAVITAAAAGLISDDEIPQLSPKIWDSRCQSPVSVTASDASDCCQYKDIDKDGKKNQQDHDTCAFEGPETHNSVERMHGNCEGGQVSPSVETPVSAQGRTLERLGSSESLFRSPVRSIVSEDEDPPFSNNEIDTGGDLLMEWAMEHKNALLQIVCRYHAQAIPPRGSEFVFHPLEHLQAIQYIRHSVVSLGFEENCLDCSEPTEVNAKLAAAEEALSLSVWTTSTTCRVLSLDTLLALLTGVLLEKQVVIVCPNLGVLSAVVLSLIPMIRPFQWQSLLLPVLPAKMIDFLDAPVPYIVGIQHKPDDLYIKTSNLVEVDVMQNQVKMCHLPRLPRQRDLVSQLTPIHARLSSESYIAKKHPIHRCNEIQAEIATQFLNVIWHYLESLCSNLKSHTITSVQSNHDRVSLLLKDTFVDSFPLRDQPFIKLFVDTQIFTVLSDSYLSSFESGKS; from the exons ATGGATGCAAAAGAAGAAGCAGAACCTAATGAGGATAGACCCACATCTCCAATGTGGGTTCTACAACAGATATCTGAAGGAGCCTTTAGAGTTGCTGGGGAAGCATTGCAAAATATGTACTCTGCCGGTGGATCAAACTCGCCACAAGTAGGGCCTAGTGTTGCACATAGGAGAAGTCAGAGTGAAGTTGTGACTAAAGATTTTCAACGTAGTAATAGTTTTCAGAAGTTAAAAGCTCATGTGCATAAGGCATGGTGGGGTGGAAAATCAAAGGAAGAAACTTTACTCAGTTTCAATCCCGAGGTCATGGCGAACCAGAAACGTCAGTGGTATCAGCTTCATCCCAAATCTATG GATTGTATAAATTATAAGGAGCCAACCTCGCTCTTTGAACATTTTGTGGTTGTGGGGCTGCATCCAGATGCTAATTTGGAAGTCGTGGAGCACTCGTTTGCAAGAAGGAAGAAATGGGAAAGAGAGACGGAAAACAATGAACATCTAGATTACAGGATTCCGCAGCAACAAAGGCCGCCAGAACCAACTTTGGAACCTCAG ATACTGTTCGTATATCCTTCTGCGAAGAGGTTGACAGTGCGTTTGAAAGATTTAGCCTCCTTTTGCTTTCCTGGAGGTGTTAAG GCAGGGTTGTTGGAGAGAACTCCATCTCTAAGTGAACTAAACGAGCTAGTCTATGGACAG GAGCATTTGGGAAGAGATGATCTATCGTTTGTCTTTAATCTCAAG GCAGCAGACAGTACAACACTTTATGGAGTTTGCTTACATGTGCCTGAAATTGTTCAGAGGCCCCCTGGCATTTTAGGCACATCATCTCCTCTTTCTTTTCCCTCTGGGTTATGCAGCCGTTTTCTGGTTTCTGCACCTCGCTGTTACTGTCTTCTGACTAAAGTTCCTTTCTTTGAGTTACACTTTGAGATGTTAAACAG TCTTATTGCACAGGAGCGTCTGAACCGGATTACTCAGTTTGTAAATGAGGTTACTCTCTCTGGTAGCATTCCATCAACACCCAAACTAGATGaccatttgagttcatctactaACTCCCCAGAGAGGGAGTCATTTAGTGACTGGATGGCTTGTGCAATACCTCTTGATGGTGCAGCAGTCATTACCGCTGCTGCTGCTGGACTTATATCCGATGATGAAATCCCACAGTTATCACCCAAAATATGGGATTCTCGCTGTCAATCCCCCGTTAGTGTGACTGCCAGTGATGCCTCAGATTGTTGTCAGTATAAGGATATAGATAAGGATGGCAAGAAGAATCAGCAAGATCACGATACGTGTGCTTTCGAAGGACCAGAAACTCACAATTCTGTGGAAAGAATGCATGGAAATTGTGAAGGTGGCCAAGTTTCTCCCAGTGTTGAAACACCTGTATCTGCTCAGGGCCGCACCTTGGAACGGCTAGGAAGTTCTGAGTCACTTTTTAGGAG TCCAGTTAGAAGCATTGTGTCCGAAGATGAGGATCCTCCTTTTTCAAACAATGAAATCGATACTGGGGGTGATTTGTTGATGGAATGGGCTATG GAGCATAAGAATGCTTTACTACAGATAGTGTGCAGATATCATGCTCAAGCTATTCCACCTCGAGGAAGTGAATTTGTCTTCCACCCTCTTGAACATTTACAAGCTATTCAATATATACGGCATTCAGTTGTTTCTCTTGGCTTCGAAGAAAATTGTTTAGATTGTTCTGAACCAACTGAG GTCAATGCAAAGTTGGCAGCTGCTGAGGAAGCCCTTTCACTATCAGTATGGACAACGTCAACTACTTGTCGAGTTCTATCCCTTGATACT TTGCTGGCATTACTTACAGGAGTGTTATTGGAAAAACAGGTTGTAATAGTGTGCCCAAATTTG GGTGTTCTATCTGCAGTAGTGCTTTCTCTTATACCCATGATTCGTCCATTTCAGTGGCAGAGTTTACTGCTCCCG GTTTTGCCAGCAAAAATGATTGATTTTCTTGACGCCCCAGTTCCATATATT GTTGGCATACAACATAAACCAGATGATTTGTATATTAAAACTAGTAATCTTGTTGAAGTTGATGTAATGCAAAATCAG GTTAAAATGTGTCATTTGCCTAGACTTCCACGGCAAAGAGATCTTGTTTCTCAGTTAACTCCAATTCATGCCAGACTTTCAAGTGAAAGTTATATTGCAAAAAAGCATCCTATACATAGGTGCAACGAAATCCAG GCTGAAATTGCAACTCAGTTTTTGAATGTCATATGGCACTATTTGGAGTCACTTTGTTCGAATTTGAAATCGCACACGATAACTAGTGTGCAATCAAATCACGACAGG GTTTCTTTACTTCTTAAAGATACCTTCGTTGACTCCTTTCCTCTTAGGGATCAGCCATTCATTAAG CTTTTTGTAGATACACAGATATTCACTGTTTTATCAGACTCTTATCTATCGAGCTTTGAGAGCGGCAAATCATAG
- the LOC127125949 gene encoding uncharacterized protein LOC127125949 isoform X2, which produces MVGWKIKGRNFTQFQSRGHGEPETSVVSASSQIYDANLEVVEHSFARRKKWERETENNEHLDYRIPQQQRPPEPTLEPQILFVYPSAKRLTVRLKDLASFCFPGGVKAGLLERTPSLSELNELVYGQEHLGRDDLSFVFNLKAADSTTLYGVCLHVPEIVQRPPGILGTSSPLSFPSGLCSRFLVSAPRCYCLLTKVPFFELHFEMLNSLIAQERLNRITQFVNEVTLSGSIPSTPKLDDHLSSSTNSPERESFSDWMACAIPLDGAAVITAAAAGLISDDEIPQLSPKIWDSRCQSPVSVTASDASDCCQYKDIDKDGKKNQQDHDTCAFEGPETHNSVERMHGNCEGGQVSPSVETPVSAQGRTLERLGSSESLFRSPVRSIVSEDEDPPFSNNEIDTGGDLLMEWAMEHKNALLQIVCRYHAQAIPPRGSEFVFHPLEHLQAIQYIRHSVVSLGFEENCLDCSEPTEVNAKLAAAEEALSLSVWTTSTTCRVLSLDTLLALLTGVLLEKQVVIVCPNLGVLSAVVLSLIPMIRPFQWQSLLLPVLPAKMIDFLDAPVPYIVGIQHKPDDLYIKTSNLVEVDVMQNQVKMCHLPRLPRQRDLVSQLTPIHARLSSESYIAKKHPIHRCNEIQAEIATQFLNVIWHYLESLCSNLKSHTITSVQSNHDRVSLLLKDTFVDSFPLRDQPFIKLFVDTQIFTVLSDSYLSSFESGKS; this is translated from the exons ATGGTGGGGTGGAAAATCAAAGGAAGAAACTTTACTCAGTTTCAATCCCGAGGTCATGGCGAACCAGAAACGTCAGTGGTATCAGCTTCATCCCAAATCTATG ATGCTAATTTGGAAGTCGTGGAGCACTCGTTTGCAAGAAGGAAGAAATGGGAAAGAGAGACGGAAAACAATGAACATCTAGATTACAGGATTCCGCAGCAACAAAGGCCGCCAGAACCAACTTTGGAACCTCAG ATACTGTTCGTATATCCTTCTGCGAAGAGGTTGACAGTGCGTTTGAAAGATTTAGCCTCCTTTTGCTTTCCTGGAGGTGTTAAG GCAGGGTTGTTGGAGAGAACTCCATCTCTAAGTGAACTAAACGAGCTAGTCTATGGACAG GAGCATTTGGGAAGAGATGATCTATCGTTTGTCTTTAATCTCAAG GCAGCAGACAGTACAACACTTTATGGAGTTTGCTTACATGTGCCTGAAATTGTTCAGAGGCCCCCTGGCATTTTAGGCACATCATCTCCTCTTTCTTTTCCCTCTGGGTTATGCAGCCGTTTTCTGGTTTCTGCACCTCGCTGTTACTGTCTTCTGACTAAAGTTCCTTTCTTTGAGTTACACTTTGAGATGTTAAACAG TCTTATTGCACAGGAGCGTCTGAACCGGATTACTCAGTTTGTAAATGAGGTTACTCTCTCTGGTAGCATTCCATCAACACCCAAACTAGATGaccatttgagttcatctactaACTCCCCAGAGAGGGAGTCATTTAGTGACTGGATGGCTTGTGCAATACCTCTTGATGGTGCAGCAGTCATTACCGCTGCTGCTGCTGGACTTATATCCGATGATGAAATCCCACAGTTATCACCCAAAATATGGGATTCTCGCTGTCAATCCCCCGTTAGTGTGACTGCCAGTGATGCCTCAGATTGTTGTCAGTATAAGGATATAGATAAGGATGGCAAGAAGAATCAGCAAGATCACGATACGTGTGCTTTCGAAGGACCAGAAACTCACAATTCTGTGGAAAGAATGCATGGAAATTGTGAAGGTGGCCAAGTTTCTCCCAGTGTTGAAACACCTGTATCTGCTCAGGGCCGCACCTTGGAACGGCTAGGAAGTTCTGAGTCACTTTTTAGGAG TCCAGTTAGAAGCATTGTGTCCGAAGATGAGGATCCTCCTTTTTCAAACAATGAAATCGATACTGGGGGTGATTTGTTGATGGAATGGGCTATG GAGCATAAGAATGCTTTACTACAGATAGTGTGCAGATATCATGCTCAAGCTATTCCACCTCGAGGAAGTGAATTTGTCTTCCACCCTCTTGAACATTTACAAGCTATTCAATATATACGGCATTCAGTTGTTTCTCTTGGCTTCGAAGAAAATTGTTTAGATTGTTCTGAACCAACTGAG GTCAATGCAAAGTTGGCAGCTGCTGAGGAAGCCCTTTCACTATCAGTATGGACAACGTCAACTACTTGTCGAGTTCTATCCCTTGATACT TTGCTGGCATTACTTACAGGAGTGTTATTGGAAAAACAGGTTGTAATAGTGTGCCCAAATTTG GGTGTTCTATCTGCAGTAGTGCTTTCTCTTATACCCATGATTCGTCCATTTCAGTGGCAGAGTTTACTGCTCCCG GTTTTGCCAGCAAAAATGATTGATTTTCTTGACGCCCCAGTTCCATATATT GTTGGCATACAACATAAACCAGATGATTTGTATATTAAAACTAGTAATCTTGTTGAAGTTGATGTAATGCAAAATCAG GTTAAAATGTGTCATTTGCCTAGACTTCCACGGCAAAGAGATCTTGTTTCTCAGTTAACTCCAATTCATGCCAGACTTTCAAGTGAAAGTTATATTGCAAAAAAGCATCCTATACATAGGTGCAACGAAATCCAG GCTGAAATTGCAACTCAGTTTTTGAATGTCATATGGCACTATTTGGAGTCACTTTGTTCGAATTTGAAATCGCACACGATAACTAGTGTGCAATCAAATCACGACAGG GTTTCTTTACTTCTTAAAGATACCTTCGTTGACTCCTTTCCTCTTAGGGATCAGCCATTCATTAAG CTTTTTGTAGATACACAGATATTCACTGTTTTATCAGACTCTTATCTATCGAGCTTTGAGAGCGGCAAATCATAG